One window of Oceanivirga salmonicida genomic DNA carries:
- a CDS encoding helix-turn-helix domain-containing protein, with the protein MKGYTKFKVFLVENNIKQKDIAELLNNTVNTVSSKINKSNGYRFSLDDIKILCDTYNLNPDMFI; encoded by the coding sequence ATGAAAGGTTATACAAAATTTAAAGTATTTTTAGTAGAAAACAATATAAAGCAAAAAGATATTGCCGAACTATTGAATAATACAGTTAATACGGTATCAAGTAAGATAAATAAGTCTAACGGTTATAGATTTAGCCTAGATGATATAAAAATATTATGTGATACTTATAATCTAAACCCGGATATGTTTATTTAG
- a CDS encoding helix-turn-helix domain-containing protein — MVNVGLNLKILRIKKGLTLEELAEEFRKIGYKSCTNPLISNWENNKNKISKKYLKAYSDYFDIHVDDITDYNFGSVSYDNEYSTNFSTDFLSLGHNDKVELVLSLKEEIKDFKIKNKKRIDRIKNEEALVDLSLEIEQANKDIEYLNNEINGIDDSVLIELAQYYKIIPQFNFTFRISNDKDILQLEKDIINLLTELDDINEIVEIKQLIQFKLDKKNKK; from the coding sequence ATGGTAAATGTAGGTTTGAATTTAAAAATATTAAGAATAAAAAAAGGTCTAACATTAGAGGAATTAGCAGAGGAATTTAGAAAAATAGGGTATAAATCTTGTACTAACCCTCTAATATCTAATTGGGAGAATAACAAAAATAAAATATCTAAAAAATATTTAAAGGCTTACAGTGATTATTTTGATATTCATGTAGATGATATTACTGATTATAATTTTGGTAGTGTGTCTTATGATAATGAGTATTCTACTAATTTTAGTACTGATTTTTTATCATTAGGACACAATGATAAAGTGGAATTGGTTTTATCATTAAAAGAGGAGATAAAAGACTTTAAGATTAAGAATAAAAAAAGAATTGACCGTATCAAAAATGAGGAGGCCCTAGTAGATTTATCGTTAGAGATAGAGCAAGCCAACAAAGATATTGAATATCTTAATAATGAAATAAATGGTATAGATGATAGTGTTCTAATTGAATTAGCACAATACTACAAAATAATACCACAATTTAATTTTACTTTTAGAATTTCAAATGATAAAGATATACTACAACTAGAAAAAGACATAATAAACCTATTGACTGAATTAGATGATATAAATGAGATAGTAGAAATAAAACAACTTATACAATTCAAACTAGATAAAAAGAATAAAAAATAA